From one Mucilaginibacter inviolabilis genomic stretch:
- a CDS encoding tetratricopeptide repeat protein: MEEEFEFGFTEDPKFSVERYEEMIRNHDQYFFDAQAFENIIDYYIEKNDPAKALQVAEYARNQHPFAAVFLIKQAQLLVVTNKVTEAFAALEKAAMLEASDADIYIIRGNLYESMERYGEALENYEKALGLAEETDEILLHIAYVYQNMGDYDTAITYLKLCLKQNMENQDALYELAFCYDVMDNQQESVQFYQQYIDNEPYSYAAWYNLGNAYTKLSLFEKAIDAYDYAILIKDSFASAYFNKGNALVNLEKYAEAIEVYRHTFEYEQPNADTYCAIGECYEKLEQMDDARAFYKKSVKMDPKLADAWFGIGVTLDFEERYFEALHFYKKALDLDIANADYWFAIADAEYKLGHMTEAEQAYEKVVELNPLDIDAWLDYSSILYEQDRLTSAIEIISEAIKNNPEAAELYYRMVAYLFAKGEYNEALNHLEMALTSDPEKHYILFDYLPQLQKNKVIVDIINKYTK; encoded by the coding sequence ATGGAAGAAGAATTTGAATTTGGTTTTACCGAAGATCCAAAGTTTTCGGTAGAACGGTACGAGGAGATGATCCGTAATCACGACCAGTACTTTTTTGATGCCCAGGCGTTTGAGAACATTATCGACTACTACATCGAGAAAAATGATCCGGCCAAGGCGCTGCAAGTAGCAGAATACGCCCGTAACCAACACCCTTTTGCGGCAGTTTTTTTAATTAAACAGGCACAATTGCTGGTAGTTACCAACAAAGTGACCGAGGCATTTGCGGCTTTGGAAAAAGCGGCCATGCTGGAGGCTTCTGATGCGGATATTTATATTATCCGCGGCAATCTGTACGAAAGTATGGAGCGCTATGGCGAAGCCCTGGAAAATTATGAAAAAGCATTGGGCCTGGCCGAGGAGACCGACGAAATCCTGCTGCATATTGCCTACGTATACCAGAACATGGGCGATTATGATACGGCCATAACCTATCTTAAGCTTTGCCTTAAGCAGAATATGGAAAACCAGGATGCCCTTTACGAGCTGGCTTTTTGCTATGACGTAATGGACAACCAGCAGGAGAGCGTACAGTTTTATCAGCAGTATATTGATAACGAGCCTTACAGTTATGCCGCCTGGTATAACCTGGGCAATGCCTACACCAAGCTAAGCTTATTTGAAAAAGCTATTGATGCGTATGACTATGCCATACTGATCAAAGACAGCTTTGCATCGGCCTACTTTAACAAGGGTAATGCCCTGGTTAACCTGGAAAAATATGCCGAAGCTATTGAAGTATACCGCCACACCTTTGAGTACGAGCAGCCCAATGCCGATACTTACTGCGCCATTGGCGAGTGCTACGAAAAGCTGGAGCAGATGGATGATGCACGCGCCTTTTATAAAAAATCGGTTAAGATGGATCCTAAGCTGGCCGACGCCTGGTTTGGCATAGGGGTTACGCTTGATTTTGAGGAACGCTATTTTGAGGCCCTGCATTTTTATAAAAAAGCGCTCGACCTGGATATCGCTAATGCCGACTACTGGTTTGCTATAGCCGATGCTGAGTATAAACTGGGCCACATGACCGAAGCCGAGCAGGCTTATGAAAAAGTGGTAGAGCTTAATCCGCTGGATATTGATGCCTGGCTGGATTATTCCTCCATATTGTATGAGCAGGACAGATTAACCAGCGCCATTGAGATCATATCCGAGGCTATTAAAAATAACCCCGAAGCAGCAGAGCTTTATTACCGTATGGTGGCTTATTTATTTGCCAAAGGCGAATATAACGAAGCGCTAAACCATCTGGAAATGGCCCTCACCAGCGATCCGGAAAAGCATTATATACTTTTTGATTACCTGCCGCAATTGCAAAAGAACAAGGTAATTGTGGATATTATTAATAAGTATACGAAATAA
- a CDS encoding phosphosulfolactate synthase yields the protein MNYMINDLPERTAKPRDKGITMVMDKGLSLRQVEDFLEVGGPYTDIVKLGWATSYVTPNLTEKIKLYQEAGIPVYFGGTLFEAFIVRNQFDDYCRLLDKYKLEHCEVSDGSITIEHEIKCEYISRLAKQVTVISEVGSKDVQKIFAPYKWIKLMNAEIEAGSWKVIAEARESGNVGIYRDSGEVRQGLVDEILTQIPEGTIIWEAPQKAQQVWFIKLIGANVSLGNIAPTDIIPLETLRLGIRSDTFDHFLNL from the coding sequence ATGAATTATATGATCAATGATCTACCCGAACGTACAGCTAAACCCCGCGATAAAGGCATCACCATGGTGATGGATAAAGGACTAAGTTTAAGACAAGTGGAGGATTTTCTGGAAGTAGGTGGGCCTTATACCGATATTGTTAAGTTGGGTTGGGCAACTTCTTATGTAACGCCCAACTTAACCGAGAAAATAAAGCTATACCAGGAAGCAGGTATCCCCGTATATTTTGGCGGTACTTTGTTTGAGGCTTTTATTGTACGTAACCAGTTTGATGATTACTGCCGCCTGTTAGATAAATACAAACTGGAACACTGCGAGGTGTCCGACGGATCGATCACCATTGAGCATGAGATCAAATGCGAATATATCAGTCGCCTGGCAAAACAGGTTACGGTTATATCAGAAGTAGGCTCCAAAGATGTGCAAAAGATATTTGCACCTTATAAATGGATCAAACTGATGAACGCAGAGATTGAAGCGGGGTCATGGAAGGTGATAGCCGAAGCCCGTGAAAGCGGTAATGTAGGGATCTATCGCGACTCGGGTGAGGTAAGACAGGGTTTGGTTGATGAGATACTAACCCAGATACCCGAAGGCACGATTATTTGGGAAGCCCCGCAAAAAGCGCAGCAGGTATGGTTTATTAAGCTGATAGGCGCCAACGTGAGCCTGGGTAATATTGCACCAACAGATATTATTCCGCTGGAAACATTAAGATTAGGTATCCGCAGCGATACTTTCGACCATTTTTTGAATTTATAA